The Sphingorhabdus sp. Alg231-15 genome has a segment encoding these proteins:
- the parE gene encoding DNA topoisomerase IV subunit B — MSDDLFGAEPPTASKSGEYDASAIEVLEGLEPVRKRPGMYIGGIDERALHHLAAEVIDNSMDEAVAGHASRIEITLDSQNRLTVTDNGRGIPVDPHPKFPDKSALEVIMTTLHSGGKFSDKAYATSGGLHGVGVSVVNALSSDTIVEVARNKTIYRQSFSQGNAVSKLEEVGSTPNRRGTSISFIPDTEIFGEGNKFKPSRLFKMARSKAYLYAGVEIRWKCDPEQASEEIPAEAVFQFPGGLSDHLREQLSGRECVTTDFFAGNQEFPESAGRVEWAITWPIWTDGSYSWYCNTIPTPNGGTHETGLRNALVKGMRAFGELVQMKKAAQLTADDIISGGEMMLSVFIREPQFQSQTKDRLTSPEAAKYVENAVRDHFDHFLTDNMDRGKALLGFVMERMDERLKRKAEREVKRKTATSGRKVRLPGKLTDCSGNDPAGTELFIVEGDSAGGSAKQARNRKTQAILPIRGKILNVASANSAKIFANSEIADLTLALGCGTRKDCDPDNLRYERVIIMTDADVDGAHIATLLMTYFFQEMPELVRQGHLFLARPPLYRLTAGGKSLYAQDDGARAEIENGPFKGKKVEVSRFKGLGEMNPGQLKETTMDPDTRSLFRVTLPQEYENRAVVKDLVDRLMGKNPEHRFNFIQQNAASLDEEAIDA; from the coding sequence ATGTCCGATGATCTTTTTGGCGCTGAACCGCCAACCGCTTCCAAGTCTGGTGAATATGATGCCTCTGCCATTGAAGTGCTGGAGGGCCTAGAACCAGTTCGCAAACGTCCCGGCATGTATATTGGCGGCATCGATGAACGCGCGCTCCATCATCTGGCCGCAGAGGTTATCGATAACAGCATGGACGAAGCTGTTGCCGGGCATGCAAGTCGTATCGAGATCACGCTCGATAGCCAAAACCGTTTGACCGTTACCGATAACGGGCGTGGTATTCCGGTCGATCCCCATCCCAAATTCCCGGACAAATCAGCGCTCGAAGTCATTATGACCACGCTACACTCTGGCGGAAAATTTTCTGACAAAGCCTATGCAACATCAGGCGGTCTGCATGGTGTTGGTGTCTCTGTTGTCAACGCTCTTTCTTCTGACACGATCGTCGAAGTGGCGCGCAATAAAACCATATATCGACAATCCTTCTCGCAAGGTAACGCTGTTTCAAAACTGGAAGAAGTCGGCAGCACACCCAATCGGCGCGGCACCAGTATTTCCTTTATTCCGGACACCGAAATTTTTGGAGAAGGCAATAAATTCAAACCGTCGCGCTTGTTCAAAATGGCGCGATCCAAAGCCTATCTCTATGCGGGTGTCGAAATCCGCTGGAAATGCGATCCGGAACAAGCCAGCGAGGAAATTCCGGCTGAAGCGGTATTTCAATTCCCCGGTGGGCTTTCCGACCATCTACGCGAGCAGTTAAGTGGCCGGGAATGTGTCACAACAGATTTTTTTGCTGGCAATCAAGAGTTTCCAGAAAGCGCTGGCCGTGTTGAATGGGCGATCACATGGCCGATTTGGACCGACGGAAGCTATAGCTGGTATTGCAATACCATCCCGACCCCCAATGGTGGAACCCACGAAACCGGGCTGCGTAATGCATTGGTCAAAGGCATGCGTGCCTTTGGTGAACTGGTACAGATGAAGAAAGCAGCGCAGCTCACGGCTGATGATATTATCTCCGGCGGCGAGATGATGCTGTCCGTATTCATCCGTGAACCGCAATTTCAGAGTCAGACCAAAGATCGACTAACCTCGCCCGAAGCCGCGAAATATGTTGAAAATGCCGTTCGCGACCATTTCGATCATTTCCTGACGGACAATATGGATCGCGGCAAGGCCCTGCTCGGTTTCGTCATGGAGCGTATGGACGAGCGGCTGAAGCGCAAAGCCGAGCGGGAAGTGAAACGCAAGACCGCCACCAGCGGACGGAAAGTCCGTCTACCAGGCAAGCTTACAGATTGCTCCGGCAATGACCCCGCGGGCACAGAATTGTTCATTGTAGAAGGCGACAGTGCTGGAGGCTCCGCTAAGCAGGCCCGCAATCGGAAAACACAAGCCATTCTTCCGATACGCGGAAAAATACTCAATGTCGCCTCGGCCAACAGCGCCAAGATTTTTGCCAATTCGGAAATTGCTGACCTGACATTGGCCCTGGGCTGCGGCACTCGCAAAGACTGCGATCCTGACAATTTACGATATGAGCGCGTAATCATCATGACAGATGCTGATGTCGATGGCGCGCATATCGCGACACTGCTTATGACCTATTTCTTTCAGGAAATGCCTGAACTGGTCCGGCAAGGCCATCTCTTCCTTGCCCGTCCGCCGCTGTACCGGCTGACCGCTGGAGGTAAGAGCCTTTATGCACAAGATGATGGAGCGCGTGCAGAAATCGAGAACGGGCCATTCAAAGGCAAGAAAGTTGAAGTCAGCCGGTTCAAGGGTCTTGGCGAGATGAATCCGGGACAACTCAAAGAGACCACCATGGATCCCGACACCCGTTCTCTATTCCGGGTAACCTTGCCGCAAGAATATGAGAACAGGGCGGTAGTGAAGGACCTTGTTGACCGATTGATGGGGAAAAACCCGGAACACCGCTTTAACTTCATTCAACAAAATGCCGCCAGCCTTGATGAGGAAGCCATTGATGCCTGA
- a CDS encoding aminotransferase class I/II-fold pyridoxal phosphate-dependent enzyme: MKRDTGQNREITKNWRPATKAIRSGTMRSEFGETSEAMFLTSGYTYDCAEDAAARFNGEQSGMTYSRLQNPTVQMLEERIALMEGADACRATASGMAAMTAALLCQLEAGDHVVASRALFGSCRWLTDTLLPKFGIETTVIDGRDIDNWEKAITSKTKVFFFETPANPTMDVIDLRGVCDLARAKGITSVVDNAFATNVLQRPMEFGADVVAYSATKMMDGQGRVLAGAVCGSEEFIEETLLAFTRNTGPTLSAFNAWVVLKGLETLDLRIRKQSNNAIEVGKFLEQRVEKILHPGLPSHPQHNLAMSQMEATGPIFSLYVGGGRKQAHNILNALNLIDISNNIGDSRSLMCHPASTTHHGLGEDARLEIGISEDMLRINVGLEDPMDLMEDLDQALSSVGL; encoded by the coding sequence ATGAAAAGAGATACCGGCCAAAATCGAGAGATTACGAAAAATTGGCGCCCTGCCACAAAGGCGATCCGCAGCGGCACCATGCGCAGTGAATTTGGCGAGACGTCGGAGGCGATGTTCCTCACCTCTGGTTATACCTATGATTGTGCCGAAGATGCCGCCGCGCGTTTCAATGGGGAACAATCGGGCATGACCTATAGCCGTCTGCAAAACCCGACGGTGCAGATGTTGGAAGAACGGATTGCATTGATGGAAGGTGCGGATGCCTGCCGGGCAACTGCTTCCGGGATGGCAGCAATGACGGCCGCTTTGCTATGTCAGTTAGAGGCTGGCGATCATGTCGTTGCCAGCCGTGCGCTTTTTGGTTCCTGCCGCTGGTTAACAGATACGCTTCTGCCAAAATTTGGTATCGAGACCACCGTCATTGATGGTCGTGATATTGATAATTGGGAGAAGGCGATCACATCGAAGACTAAGGTATTTTTCTTTGAGACACCGGCCAATCCGACAATGGATGTTATTGATCTGCGGGGAGTCTGTGATCTGGCGCGTGCAAAAGGCATTACCAGCGTGGTCGACAATGCTTTCGCCACCAATGTGTTGCAACGGCCGATGGAATTTGGTGCGGACGTTGTCGCCTATAGCGCGACCAAGATGATGGACGGGCAGGGGCGCGTGTTAGCCGGTGCAGTCTGCGGTAGCGAAGAGTTTATCGAGGAAACCTTGCTTGCCTTTACGCGCAATACAGGCCCCACTCTCAGTGCTTTTAATGCCTGGGTTGTGCTGAAAGGACTCGAGACGCTCGATTTGCGGATTCGCAAACAGAGCAATAATGCCATCGAGGTGGGCAAGTTTTTAGAGCAGCGAGTAGAGAAAATATTGCATCCCGGTCTGCCAAGCCATCCGCAGCATAATCTGGCGATGAGCCAGATGGAAGCGACCGGGCCGATTTTCTCGCTCTATGTAGGGGGCGGTCGCAAGCAGGCCCATAACATTCTTAACGCGTTGAATTTAATCGATATTTCGAACAATATCGGAGACAGCCGTTCCTTAATGTGTCACCCGGCATCGACGACCCATCACGGCTTGGGCGAGGACGCACGATTGGAAATCGGGATAAGCGAAGACATGCTCCGGATTAATGTTGGACTGGAAGATCCAATGGATCTGATGGAAGATTTAGATCAAGCCCTTTCGTCCGTTGGTCTTTGA
- the hspQ gene encoding heat shock protein HspQ produces the protein MAQNKHLASTNPLPKGTPPVLNANFTIGDVVKHRLFDFRGVIYDIDPVFANSEEWYDAIPKDLQPAKDQPFYHLLAENADSSYVAYVSQQNLLEDDSGEPVMHPEVGRMFKTVDGGKYKLHRIHRH, from the coding sequence ATGGCACAAAACAAACATCTTGCTTCTACCAACCCCCTTCCTAAGGGCACACCACCCGTCCTGAATGCCAACTTCACAATCGGTGATGTGGTGAAGCACAGGTTATTCGATTTTCGCGGGGTCATTTATGATATTGATCCGGTTTTTGCGAATAGCGAGGAATGGTACGATGCAATCCCAAAGGATCTGCAGCCGGCCAAAGACCAACCTTTCTATCATCTCCTCGCTGAAAATGCCGATAGCAGTTATGTTGCCTATGTCAGCCAGCAGAACTTGCTCGAGGATGACAGTGGTGAGCCCGTTATGCACCCGGAAGTGGGCCGGATGTTCAAGACCGTTGATGGCGGTAAGTACAAATTACACCGCATCCACCGGCACTAG
- a CDS encoding LysR family transcriptional regulator, with protein sequence MKRTHLPLNGLRVLDAAARHLSFTRAADELAVTPAAVGQQIRALEDMLGVVMFRRTPKGLELTDEAAAGLDALRSGFLEFEDSVRAMQAGQSSHKLTIAAPRDLTAKWLNEQLAKFSQDNPDVSFALVASEGGADFTEANLDVAIGLTDGPGENEGLIIGDTLFVKVAAPGGQAGQKIDWPGCPISEGEETLMRVADGGLAIEAAANGFGHAWVPKMLVQQDLAAGRVEVIGEDSKSSRGYWLVAPLPQWRQKKVKALVAALTA encoded by the coding sequence ATGAAGCGTACCCATTTGCCGCTTAACGGGCTTCGTGTGCTCGATGCCGCTGCACGGCACCTCAGCTTTACACGAGCAGCCGATGAACTGGCCGTGACACCAGCGGCGGTAGGACAACAGATCAGGGCATTGGAAGACATGTTGGGCGTGGTGATGTTTCGGCGCACGCCAAAAGGGTTGGAATTGACAGATGAAGCCGCTGCTGGCCTCGATGCATTGCGCTCCGGATTTCTGGAATTTGAAGATTCGGTGCGCGCCATGCAGGCCGGCCAGTCATCTCATAAATTGACGATTGCAGCGCCGCGGGATTTGACTGCCAAATGGCTAAACGAACAATTGGCGAAATTTTCACAGGACAATCCAGATGTCAGTTTTGCACTGGTAGCGTCGGAAGGCGGAGCGGATTTTACTGAAGCGAATCTCGATGTAGCTATTGGCCTGACGGATGGCCCGGGTGAGAATGAAGGCTTGATCATTGGCGACACATTGTTTGTCAAAGTCGCGGCACCCGGCGGACAGGCTGGTCAAAAAATTGACTGGCCGGGCTGCCCCATATCAGAAGGTGAAGAGACGCTCATGCGGGTTGCTGATGGCGGCTTGGCGATTGAAGCTGCTGCCAATGGATTTGGTCATGCCTGGGTACCGAAAATGTTGGTTCAGCAGGATCTTGCAGCGGGTCGGGTTGAAGTGATCGGCGAGGATAGCAAATCCTCCCGCGGTTACTGGCTGGTTGCGCCGCTGCCCCAGTGGCGCCAAAAAAAGGTCAAGGCGCTGGTCGCCGCACTAACAGCATGA
- a CDS encoding GNAT family N-acetyltransferase, translating into MTFPILSTERLRLRPLRADDADALHPTFADAELLRWWSSGPHETIAETRDYVAQNCEGTRWQTWAITTVREDAALGWVVLIREEDRPNIREIGYILNRAAWGKGIAREAVIRVIQYGFEELGLRRICADVDPDNLASIKLLKRLGFQQEAHLRQEWETHIGIRDSLIFGLLRDDWQNVSLQSI; encoded by the coding sequence ATGACCTTCCCCATATTGTCGACAGAACGGCTGCGATTGCGCCCGCTCCGAGCCGATGATGCTGATGCTCTTCACCCCACTTTTGCAGATGCAGAGCTGTTGCGCTGGTGGTCTAGTGGACCGCATGAAACTATCGCAGAAACGCGGGACTACGTTGCGCAAAACTGTGAAGGCACGCGCTGGCAAACTTGGGCTATAACGACAGTTCGTGAGGACGCAGCTCTCGGTTGGGTTGTCCTTATACGTGAAGAGGACCGGCCGAATATTAGAGAGATTGGTTATATCCTCAACCGAGCGGCTTGGGGAAAGGGAATAGCGCGAGAGGCTGTGATCCGGGTGATCCAATATGGCTTCGAAGAACTTGGTCTCCGCCGCATCTGCGCGGATGTTGATCCAGACAATCTGGCTTCGATCAAGTTGTTAAAACGTCTGGGCTTTCAACAGGAGGCGCATTTGCGACAGGAATGGGAGACGCATATCGGCATTCGAGACAGTTTGATTTTCGGCTTGTTGCGAGATGACTGGCAAAACGTCAGTCTTCAATCTATCTAG
- the apaG gene encoding Co2+/Mg2+ efflux protein ApaG, whose protein sequence is MQAFFPFSETTEGVTVRVSVTFLPEQSDIDGLRWFWAYHIRIENERDSAVQLLTRHWRISDARGGLHKVDGDGVIGEQPIIQPGKAHDYVSGCPLNTPSGAMAGHFMFVGEEPNAFEVRIPHFPLTAPTVEQ, encoded by the coding sequence ATGCAGGCGTTCTTTCCATTTTCAGAAACTACCGAGGGTGTAACCGTTCGGGTGTCGGTCACATTTCTCCCGGAACAATCGGACATCGATGGTTTGCGCTGGTTTTGGGCTTATCACATTCGCATTGAGAATGAACGCGACAGTGCGGTCCAACTTCTAACCCGACATTGGCGGATTTCGGATGCTCGTGGTGGGCTACATAAGGTGGACGGAGACGGGGTTATCGGTGAGCAACCGATCATTCAACCGGGCAAGGCGCATGACTATGTCTCAGGCTGCCCTCTGAATACGCCGAGCGGGGCTATGGCGGGACATTTCATGTTCGTCGGTGAAGAACCGAACGCTTTTGAAGTCCGCATTCCTCATTTTCCTCTTACTGCACCAACTGTAGAGCAATGA
- a CDS encoding ABC transporter permease → MLDQPKNNESDQSEFIAQTYAEPGVAVIRGVNWGGFLALYWKEVRRFFKVQLQTVWAPSITTLLFLIIFTVALGRGDRTVLGVPFADFIAPGLICMGMIQNAFANSSFSLLVGKIQGTIVDYLMPPLSVGELLAGLVGAAITRAALVGFAVWLAMALWPGVSVSVEHWWAVLWFGFMGSAMLALLGVMTSIWAEKFDHAAAVTNFVVAPAALLSGTFYSIDRLAPTFQAVSHFNPFFYAISGFRYGFLGESDSPVLLGSIILLCINVALTAICYILLKKGWKVKS, encoded by the coding sequence ATGTTAGACCAGCCCAAAAATAACGAATCTGATCAATCTGAATTTATCGCACAGACCTACGCGGAGCCAGGAGTAGCGGTTATCCGCGGTGTGAATTGGGGCGGCTTTCTGGCGCTCTATTGGAAAGAAGTACGCCGGTTTTTCAAAGTCCAACTTCAAACGGTCTGGGCACCTTCGATTACCACTTTGTTATTCCTAATCATTTTCACTGTCGCATTGGGCAGGGGGGACCGCACTGTTTTAGGTGTACCTTTTGCTGATTTCATCGCTCCGGGGCTAATTTGCATGGGTATGATCCAGAATGCGTTTGCAAATAGCAGTTTCTCGCTTTTGGTTGGTAAGATTCAGGGAACAATCGTGGATTATCTCATGCCACCATTGTCTGTTGGTGAGTTGCTGGCCGGTTTGGTTGGAGCAGCGATAACCCGTGCCGCACTGGTCGGTTTTGCGGTCTGGCTCGCGATGGCCTTATGGCCCGGGGTAAGCGTGAGCGTGGAGCACTGGTGGGCCGTTCTCTGGTTTGGGTTCATGGGGTCCGCGATGTTGGCGCTTCTGGGTGTCATGACCTCAATCTGGGCAGAGAAATTTGATCACGCAGCAGCGGTTACGAATTTCGTTGTCGCGCCCGCAGCCTTATTGTCAGGAACTTTCTATTCGATCGATCGACTGGCGCCAACATTCCAGGCCGTGAGCCATTTCAATCCGTTTTTCTATGCGATTTCCGGATTTCGGTACGGATTTCTCGGAGAGTCCGATTCGCCGGTTTTATTGGGTTCAATCATTCTACTGTGTATCAATGTAGCGTTGACCGCAATTTGCTATATTTTGCTCAAAAAAGGCTGGAAGGTTAAGTCCTAA
- the leuB gene encoding 3-isopropylmalate dehydrogenase has protein sequence MHIAVLAGDGIGQEIMVEALRVLEALGLPDLKLDQADVGGVAYKNHGHPLPPATLELVMASDAVLFGAVGDPDCDDLNRHLRPEQAVLGLRKEMQTFANLRPAKAFTGLENLSALKPDIAGAIDLLILRELTGDIYFGEKGQRTTDTGLREGYDIMAYDEEEVSRIAHVAFKAAQGRRKKLCSVDKANVLQTSVLWREVVNEVSADYPDVELSHMYVDNAAMQLVRNPGQFDVMLTGNIFGDILSDQASMCVGSIGLLASASLGSGKKGLFEPIHGSAPDIAGQGIANPSAMILSAAMMLRHSFAMEEEAARIEQAVADVLQQGTLGHDLGGSASTREIGDAVVAQLAS, from the coding sequence ATGCATATTGCGGTTCTCGCTGGCGACGGCATAGGTCAGGAAATCATGGTAGAAGCCTTGCGCGTCCTGGAAGCGCTGGGATTGCCTGATTTGAAGCTCGATCAAGCTGATGTGGGCGGAGTGGCCTATAAAAACCACGGTCATCCGCTGCCGCCTGCGACGCTCGAATTGGTGATGGCTTCTGATGCTGTCTTGTTCGGGGCGGTTGGTGATCCCGATTGCGATGATCTGAACCGTCACTTGCGCCCTGAACAGGCCGTACTTGGATTGCGCAAGGAAATGCAAACATTTGCAAACCTGCGCCCAGCCAAAGCCTTTACTGGTCTTGAAAACCTGTCGGCCTTGAAACCGGATATTGCTGGTGCGATCGATCTTCTGATCCTGCGGGAACTGACCGGCGATATCTATTTCGGTGAAAAGGGGCAGCGAACGACGGATACCGGCTTGCGGGAGGGCTATGATATCATGGCCTATGACGAGGAAGAAGTCAGTCGTATCGCGCATGTCGCTTTCAAGGCGGCTCAGGGGCGGCGTAAAAAACTATGTTCTGTAGACAAAGCCAACGTTCTGCAAACATCAGTGCTCTGGCGCGAAGTCGTCAACGAAGTCAGCGCCGATTATCCAGATGTCGAACTTAGTCATATGTATGTGGATAATGCAGCAATGCAGCTCGTACGCAATCCAGGCCAGTTTGATGTCATGCTTACCGGCAATATATTTGGTGATATCTTGTCCGATCAAGCAAGTATGTGTGTGGGCTCGATCGGCTTGCTGGCGTCAGCCTCCTTGGGTAGCGGAAAAAAGGGCTTGTTTGAACCAATCCACGGCAGTGCCCCCGATATTGCAGGGCAGGGCATTGCCAATCCTTCTGCGATGATATTGTCCGCTGCGATGATGTTGCGCCACAGTTTTGCGATGGAGGAAGAAGCTGCGCGGATTGAGCAGGCCGTCGCCGATGTATTGCAGCAAGGCACCTTAGGGCACGATCTCGGTGGTAGTGCCTCAACACGAGAAATTGGCGATGCGGTTGTTGCGCAGCTTGCCAGTTAA
- a CDS encoding GcrA family cell cycle regulator → MAWTDERIDHLKQMWEKGLTASQIAEELGGVSRNAVIGKAHRLGLKSRPSPVKAKAKTAKGDKPAAKPKKAAAKATKKPKQKEEHVARRAMPPPTPAARTHAAQQSKMPKPDGPKIVSVGPGGFLRQGPGDQQAPIPPAPPRRLVPAKPSEEMADKTSLLDLNDKICRWPMNHPGEPDFHFCGEEVNPGFPYCVEHCGRAFQAQLPRGARRAPPPLPFGGPRVR, encoded by the coding sequence ATGGCTTGGACCGACGAACGTATCGATCATCTGAAACAGATGTGGGAAAAAGGCTTAACGGCTAGTCAAATCGCAGAAGAACTCGGCGGCGTTAGCCGAAATGCGGTTATCGGCAAGGCACATCGTCTTGGTCTAAAATCGCGTCCATCACCAGTTAAGGCAAAAGCGAAGACTGCGAAGGGCGATAAACCGGCAGCCAAGCCCAAAAAGGCAGCAGCCAAAGCCACGAAGAAGCCGAAGCAAAAGGAAGAACATGTGGCGCGCCGCGCGATGCCGCCACCAACACCAGCTGCGCGCACCCATGCTGCGCAGCAGTCAAAAATGCCCAAACCCGATGGTCCGAAAATTGTTTCCGTCGGACCAGGCGGCTTTTTGCGTCAGGGTCCCGGTGATCAACAAGCTCCAATTCCACCGGCACCGCCACGGCGGTTGGTACCTGCCAAACCCAGCGAAGAGATGGCAGACAAGACCAGCCTACTGGATTTGAACGACAAGATTTGCCGCTGGCCCATGAACCATCCCGGCGAACCCGACTTTCATTTCTGCGGCGAAGAGGTAAACCCGGGCTTTCCATACTGCGTAGAACATTGCGGCCGGGCATTTCAGGCACAATTACCGCGCGGCGCGCGGCGTGCGCCACCACCCCTGCCCTTTGGCGGCCCGAGAGTTCGCTAA
- a CDS encoding serine hydrolase, with product MPDRPVRSWLFAALIAMFALGVPSLARAEQMTTISSEYQVRASELLDILKGSQQEESFFASSFLDAVPLPQVRALVAQLQTQYGEPLTITRIIPASAKDGTVEIAYAKATLAMRMVLDNSAPYPVIGLQVTGANMTDDSIDKVKQEFETLPGAAGFEIAEIGVDQTSIITSLNADQQFAIGSTFKLYILAALSSKIANSDRDWDDVVPIYRKSLPSGILQDWPIGTPMTLQALATLMVSVSDNTATDILMTELGSNILDEMVYKSGHSAPDKMLPMLSTIEFFDLKMPKNADVRALYIEASDDVQRDLLSRYNIGLDAKSIDISNLANKPQHIETVEWFAAPSDLTGLLQIINNIEDPVVKNILKINPLIPPGDALRWNYIGGKGGSEPGVISFAFLTKSKSGKTYAVSGSWNNSVAPVDNDKFTLMMNRLLNLIAAR from the coding sequence ATGCCTGACCGGCCAGTCCGGTCATGGCTTTTCGCAGCGTTAATCGCTATGTTCGCTCTAGGGGTTCCCTCTCTGGCAAGGGCGGAACAAATGACGACTATTTCCTCTGAATATCAGGTTCGTGCGTCCGAGCTTCTCGACATTCTCAAAGGATCGCAGCAAGAGGAAAGCTTCTTCGCAAGCTCCTTTCTTGATGCAGTACCGCTGCCACAGGTCCGCGCTTTGGTCGCACAGCTTCAGACTCAATATGGCGAACCTCTCACGATCACACGCATCATCCCGGCCAGTGCAAAGGACGGCACTGTTGAAATTGCCTATGCCAAAGCCACACTGGCAATGCGCATGGTGCTGGACAATTCTGCCCCTTATCCGGTGATCGGGCTACAAGTCACCGGAGCCAATATGACCGATGACAGTATCGACAAGGTCAAACAGGAATTTGAAACGTTACCTGGTGCCGCTGGCTTCGAAATTGCCGAAATAGGAGTAGATCAAACAAGCATCATCACATCGTTGAACGCTGATCAGCAATTTGCCATCGGTTCTACATTCAAACTCTACATTCTGGCAGCGCTTTCATCCAAGATAGCCAATAGCGATCGTGATTGGGACGATGTGGTCCCTATCTATAGAAAGTCCTTGCCGTCGGGAATTTTACAGGACTGGCCAATTGGAACCCCAATGACGCTACAAGCCCTGGCTACGCTTATGGTTTCGGTGAGCGATAACACGGCGACCGATATATTAATGACCGAACTCGGAAGTAATATCCTTGACGAGATGGTCTATAAAAGCGGCCATAGCGCCCCCGACAAGATGCTTCCAATGTTAAGCACCATCGAGTTTTTTGACCTGAAGATGCCCAAAAACGCTGATGTTCGCGCGCTCTACATTGAAGCAAGTGACGATGTACAAAGGGATTTGCTGAGCAGATATAATATCGGGCTCGACGCCAAATCGATCGATATCAGTAATCTTGCCAATAAACCGCAGCATATCGAGACGGTTGAATGGTTTGCGGCACCTTCCGATCTCACCGGTCTGCTTCAGATCATTAACAATATCGAGGATCCGGTGGTAAAGAATATCCTCAAGATCAATCCTCTGATCCCGCCAGGAGATGCACTGCGCTGGAACTATATTGGTGGAAAAGGCGGATCCGAACCGGGCGTGATATCCTTTGCCTTTTTGACCAAGTCAAAATCGGGAAAGACCTATGCGGTTTCAGGAAGCTGGAACAACAGCGTAGCGCCCGTCGACAATGACAAATTCACTCTGATGATGAACCGATTGTTGAATCTGATCGCGGCTAGATAG